In a genomic window of Cryptococcus deuterogattii R265 chromosome 12, complete sequence:
- a CDS encoding S-(hydroxymethyl)glutathione dehydrogenase — translation MSTEGQVITCKAAIAWEAGKPLSIETVEVAPPKEGEVRIKILYTGLCHTDAYTLSGSDPEGAFPVILGHEGGGIVESVGKGVDNVKVGDHVVPLYTAECRECKFCKSGKTNLCGRVRTTQGKGVMPDGTTRFKCKGQDILHFMGCSTFSQYTVVSKFSVVAINPKAPLKTSCLLGCGITTGYGAATKSQGIEGSNVAVFGVGCVGLSVLQGAKAKGCKRIFAIDTNPKKKEWAEKFGATDFINPKDLPEGKSIVDYLIEETDGGLDFTFDATGNVGVMRNALEACHKGWGVCTIIGVAPAGAEISTRPFQLVTGRVWRGSAFGGVKGRTELPGIVEDYLAGKLWVNEFVTHNETLEGINKGFDDMHAGDCIRCVVDMGFNEAP, via the exons ATGTCTACCGAAGGCCAA GTTATCACTTGCAAGGCTGCTATCGCTTGGGAGGCTG GCAAACCCCTTTCTATCGAGACTGTTGAAGTTGCGCCCCCAAAAGAAGGCGAGGTCCGAATTAAGATCCTCTA CACTGGTTTATGCCACAC CGACGCCTATACTCTTTCCGGCAGCGACCCTGAGGGAGCCTTCCCCGTCATCCTTGGACACGAGGGTGGTGGTATCGTCGAGTCTGTCGGCAAGGGCGTCGACAACGTCAAGGTTGGCGACCACGTTGTTCCTCTCTACACTGCTG AGTGCAGAGAATGCAAGTTCTGCAAATCCGGAAAGACTAACCTCTGTGGTCGAGTGCGAACCACCCAGGGTAAGGGTGTGATGCCTGACGGAACTACCCGATTCAAGTGCAAAGGTCAAGACATCTTGCACTTT ATGGGCTGCTCTACTTTCTCTCAGTACACTGTCGTCTCTAAGTTCTCCGTCGTTGCCATCAACCCTAAAGCTCCACTCAAGACTTCTTGTCTCCTTGGTTGCGGTATCACCACAGGTTACGGTGCTGCCACCAAGAGTCAAGGTATTGAGGGCTCGAACGTCGCCGTCTTTGGTGTTGGCTGTGTCGGCTTGAGTGTCTTGCAGGGTGCTAAGGCGAAGGGTTGCAAGAGGATCTTTGCTATTGACACCAACCctaagaagaaggagtgggCCGAGAAGTTTGGTGCCA CCGACTTTATCAACCCCAAGGATCTCCCCGAGGGCAAGAGCATTGTTGATTACCTCATTGAGGAGACCGACGGCGGTCTCGACTTCACCTTCGACGCTACCGGTAACGTTGGCGTGATGCGAAACGCTCTCGAGGCTTGTCACAAGGGTTGGGGTGTGTGCACCATTATTGGTGTCGCCCCCGCTGGTGCTGAAATCTCTACTCGACC ATTCCAGCTCGTCACTGGTCGAGTGTGGAGGGGTTCAGCTTTCGGTGGTGTCAAGGGCCGAACCGAGCTTCCTGGTATCGTGGAAGACTATCTCGCGGGCAAGCTTTGGGTTAACGAGTTTGTCACTCATAACGAGACCCTTGAGGGCATCAACAAGGGCTTCGATGACATGCAT GCCGGTGACTGCATTCGGTGCGTCGTTGACATGGGCTTCAACGAGGCTCCTTAG
- a CDS encoding metal homeostatis protein bsd2, with protein sequence MSRYDPIQEDLGSLAGPASSGQATTHSARSTRHRPRRHASMPDPGEMDAAFDGPDADNDELDQGETHGLLSSTRDRGMPGDYDFERDYTLPPPSPPPFEPYSAHNPAPGNSHGIIPTSVPVRPRPAPQRHFLGGLLPSSFLPRQQSQAPSAGRALGGGMSGVFDNLAARPDRHTMAEGEGGLQYVPEDESKDAPPSYQMALRDAVPPYWDTTVVLPSSSSPFGPLSSSISGDEILIDGMPSGNFFSFLWNLVVSASFQFVGFLLTYVLHTTHAAKYGSRAGLGLTLIQVGLNLRSKAQDLMKNNAFPSASSDPSDPDPPPNHVPSDEEIADNAIEAIWGPGASPWPAQFREPGTGDNGPVTIVHNTHEAEMWAVAHNTTLTQMLNLPSAADVGRANEWFSFFLMSIGWFIVLTSVGGWWRVKRFERGLRAAQRESEAAQAAAAANSATENGEDGAPAPEADESINTSTGSVSTQQGPTQLSYWTSPFTNAWQGARHIQEGFLGQHGPRSQGRRGWGLWGGLRGQGHTAVSQEDDEHELLDAQGFGLGPMAIDVGEAPGAEVRRQRSLWS encoded by the exons ATGTCACGATATGATCCCATCCAGGAGGACTTGGGATCATTGGCCGGCCCAGCAAGCTCTGGGCAAGCAACTACCCATTCTGCTCGTAGCACACGCCATCGTCCACGACGACATGCATCAATGCCTGATCCTGGAGAAATGGACGCTGCCTTTGATGGTCCCGATGCTGACAATGATGAACTCGATCAAGGTGAGACGCACGGACTGTTAAGTAGTACTAGAGACCGGGGGATGCCAGGCGATTACGACTTTGAGCGTGATTAT ACGTTGCCGCCACCGTCTCCGCCTCCGTTTGAACCTTATTCTGCACATAATCCTGCACCAGGCAATTCACATGGAATCATCCCTACGTCAGTTCCTGTCCGGCCGAGGCCAGCTCCGCAGCGTCATTTCCTTGGGGGTTTGTTGCCGTCGTCGTTTTTACCCCGTCAACAGTCACAGGCTCCGTCTGCAGGTCGAGCgcttggaggaggaatgagTGGAGTGTTTGACAATTTGGCTGCCAGACCTGATAGGCACACCATGGCGGAAGGCGAAGGGGGTCTGCAGTATGTTCCCGAGGATGAGTCAAAAGACGCGCCTCCA TCATATCAAATGGCGCTTCGAGATGCTGTACCACCGTATTGGGATACTACCGTCGTCCTACCCTCCTCAAGTTCTCCTTTCGGTCCCCTGTCCAGCTCTATCAGTGGTGACGAGATTCTTATTGACGGTATGCCGAGCGGCAACTTTTTCAGCTTTCTCTGGAACT TGGTTGTGTCTGCATCCTTCCAATTCGTTGGTTTTCTCCTCACCTACGTTCTTCATACCACCCATGCTGCCAAGTACGGCTCGCGTGCTGGTTTGGGTCTCACTCTTATCCAAGTCGGTTTGAACCTCCGTTCAAAGGCCCAAGACCTCATGAAGAATAACGCTTTCCCGTCTGCTTCGTCCGATCCATCCGACCCCGATCCTCCTCCTAACCATGTTCCATccgatgaggagattgcGGACAATGCCATTGAAGCCATATGGGGCCCTGGAGCTTCTCCATGGCCTGCTCAGTTTAGGGAACCAGGCACAGGGGACAACGGACCCGTCACTATTGTGCACAACACACATGAAGCAGAAATGTGGGCTGTGGCTCATAACACAACCCTCACCCAAATGTTAAATCTTCCATCGGCTGCAGACGTGGGGCGTGCGAATGAATGGTTTAGCTTTTTCCTTATGAGCATTGGGTGGTTCATCGTGTTGACAAGCGTTGGTGGTTGGTGGAGGGTCAAGAGGTTTGAAAGGGGGCTGAGGGCTGCTCAGCGGGAGAGCGAGGCTGCGCAGGCAGCTGCAGCAGCTAATTCAGCTACtgagaatggagaggatggcgcGCCTGCTCCGGAAGCCGATGAGTCTATCAACACATCTACTGGCTCAGTCTCCACCCAGCAGGGTCCCACACAATTGTCCTACTGGACGTCTCCATTCACCAATGCCTGGCAAGGCGCTCGTCATATTCAGGAAGGTTTCCTCGGTCAGCACGGCCCTCGTTCCCAGGGTAGGAGGGGTTGGGGTCTGTGGGGTGGACTGAGAGGGCAGGGTCATACGGCTGTTAGCcaggaggatgatgagcatGAGTTGTTGGACGCACAAGGGTTTGGATTGGGGCCGATGGCGATTGATGTGGGCGAAGCCCCAGGGGCGGAAGTAAGACGTCAGCGAAGTTTATGGAGCTGA